The genomic region TACTCAAACAGGCAGAGCCGTTCCGGCTGCGGGTTCTCGGGCTTGATGGATTCCGTGGTTATGGAGCCGTCCTTCTGGATCTCGCAGATGATGACTTCGCCGTTTTCGACATCGCGAATATATTTCGCACCGATGATATCGAGGGCGCAGGTTTCCGAGCAGAAGATAGGCTTGCCATCAAGCTCGCCCATGACGAGCGGACGGATGCCGATGGGATCGCGCGCGGCGATCAGTTTTGTGCGGGTCAGCGCCAGCATGGCATAGCCGCCTTCGACCTGCCGGATGGCATCGACGAAACGGTCGGAGGAGGATGAGTGGCGCGAGCGGGCAATCATATGCAGCACGACTTCGGTGTCGGAGGTCGCCTGGAAGATCGCGCCCGAAGCGATCAACTGCTTGCGCAGCGTAATGCCGTTGGTGAAGTTGCCGTTGTGGGCAATGGCGATGCCGCCGACTTCCAGTTCCGCGAACAATGGCTGCACGTTGCGCAGGATCGTCTCGCCGGTGGTGGAATAGCGCACATGGCCGATGGCGCGGTCGCCCGGCAGGCGGTTCAGCGTTGCCGCGTCGGTGAAATGATCGCCGACGAGGCCCATGTGGCGTTCGGAATGAAAACGGCGGTTGTGATAGGAAACAATGCCGGCGGCTTCCTGCCCGCGATGCTGGAGGGCATGCAGGCCCAGCGCCGTCAGCGCGGCAGCGTCCTCGTGGCCAAGAATGCCAAATACGCCGCACTCTTCATGCAGGGTATCTTCATCCAGCATGAAGGAGGCATTTTCAGAAGAATGGCTGGTCATTGCCGCAAGGCCTTTCGATTGCAGAGGCAACTAAAGCATGTTCCGGAAAAGGGAAAACCGGTTTTCCGATTTACGACATGCGTAAAGACTTCAGGCGCCTCTCTATCACAAGATGGCTTTTTGTTAAAAGCGAAGAGTTCATCGATGCGTCGATATGATCTCATGAACATCAGTATCGCATGACGCTCACGAATAATCTCGCAAATTCCCGCCTGAAATATGATCGCGGATGCAAAATGACAATGTCTGAACGTCGATATGGCTGTTTTGCATTGACCATGTTTATTTCCGGAATTGAAAAAGCCGTCAGCGGGGCTGGCGGCTTCTCCATATCTCGGAACGGCTTATTGCTGTGCAGGCGTATCGTCCGGAACCGGCGCTTCTTCCTGCTCGCCGGAAGCGGGAGCAGTCTGTTGAGGCTTGAATTTTTCAATCATCTGGTCGGGATTTGCTGGCAGAAGGTCGATCAATTGTTGGCCGAACGAATCGAGCATCGGCTTTGATTTCGCATTCGTTACCCAAGCTGGCTGGTTTGTCGGGACGAGCCAGTTGAAGAACAGCATGGCGACGACAACGAGAAGCACCCCGCGTACACCGCCAAACAGAAAGCCAAGCGTGCGGTCGAGTGCACCGATACGGCTATCGATGATGAAATCGGCGATCTTCATCGTAATCAATGACACGACAATCAACACCACGAGGAAAACCGCGCCAGCGGCTGCAATCTTCGCGATGGTTTCGTTGTTGATATACGGTTGTACGAAAGGCAGAACTGGTTGGTAGAATAGATAAGCTGCAGCGGCAGCCGCAGCCCATGACACCAGCGACAGCACCTCGCGGGAAAAACCGCGCACCATCGCCAGAATGGCTGAAACCAGCGTTATCCCGAGCAGAATTCCATCAAGCATGGTTATCGGCATTCTGGCCTGTCCTCAGTTATTATGCGCAAAATGATCCATGCGCAGGGCAGTCAAAGATGCTGAAGTTTATCACCGGAAGGTTGACAGATTCTTCCAGTCATAAAACTCCAGATTTATTGCTTCTTTCCGGAGCCTGAAGCCGCGATGCGCGCAACAAGATCGGGCAAGGCGGAAGTTTCCATGAGGCGGAAGCTGCGATCTTTCCAGAGTTCGCCACTGCCACCGGGCACTTCTGCCTGCCGGAAGCCGAGTTTCTCCGCTTCCTTGAGCCTCTGTACCGCATGCGTTACCGCACGAACAGCACCGGAAAGGCTGATTTCGCCGAAATAAACACAATCTGGCGGAAGGGCAATACCGGCCATGGATGAAACAAGTGCAGCAGCCACAGCTATATCCGCAGCAGGCTCGCTGATACGATAACCGCCCGCAACATTCAGGTAGACATCGTGCTGGCCGAAACGAACGCCGCAATGCGATTCGAGAACGGCGAGGATCATGGCAAGCCGTCCGCCATCCCAGCCGACGACCGCACGGCGGGGGGTGCCGAGCGAGGAGGGGGCAACAAGCGCCTGTATTTCCACCAGGACCGGACGCGTGCCTTCCATGCCGGCGAAGACCGCCGCACCCGGAGCCTTCGCATTGCGCTCACCAAGGAAGAGTTCGGACGGGTTGGACACTTCGCGCAGGCCCCCGTCGGACATCTCGAAGACGCCGATCTCGTCGGTCGGACCGAAACGGTTCTTCACCGTGCGCAGGATGCGGTAGTGATGCCCGCCTTCGCCTTCGAAATAGAGAACGCCATCGACCATATGTTCTACCACACGAGGCCCGGCGATCTGGCCTTCCTTGGTGACATGGCCCACAAGCACCACAGCGGCGCCCGTCTGCTTGGCATAGCGGATCAGCGCCTGCGCGGAGGAACGCACCTGCGTCACGGTTCCCGGTGCGGAATCCGCCATGTCGGTCCACAGCGTCTGGATCGAATCGATGATGACGAGATCGGGCCGTTTGGTGTCTGAAATGGTGGCGATAATGTCCTCGACATTGGTTTCGGCGGCAAGCTCCACCGCTGACGATGCCACACCCAGACGCTGCGCGCGCAGCCTGATCTGGGCGACGGCTTCTTCGCCCGAAACATAAACGATGCGATGGCCGCGATTGGAAAGGGCGGCGGCTGCCTGCGTCAGCAAGGTGGATTTGCCGATCCCAGGATCGCCGCCGATGAGAAGAGCGGAACCGCGCACGAAACCGCCGCCTGTCACGCGGTCAAGCTCGCTTATGCCGGAAATGATGCGTGGCGCGTCTTCTATGTCGCCGGAGAGCGAGGTCAGCGCCACGGCGCGTCCCTTGCGCTTGGACAACATGGCGCCGGGTCCGGAGCCGATGCCGCTATTGGTGCCTTCCTCGACAAGCGTGTTCCACTCGCCGCAGGAGTCGCACTTGCCCGCCCAGCGCGAATGGACCGTGCCACAGTTCTGGCAGATGAATTGAACGCGCGCCTTGGCCATCAGACGCGTCCTTTGACTTGGGAAAACTTATTCATACTGCTCCGGCAGATAAGAACCCTCGGCCAGATCTGCAAATCGCGTGAATTCAGACTGGAAGGCGAGTTTGACGGTGCCGGTCGGACCATGACGCTGCTTGGCGATAATCACGTCGGCGGTGCCGCGCACCTTTTCGAAATGCTGCTTCCATTCCTCGTATTTCGGATCGAACTCGTCACGCGGCTCGAGGTTCTTGACGTAATATTCCTCACGGAACACGAAGAGCACCACGTCGGCGTCCTGCTCGATGGAGCCCGATTCACGAAGGTCGGAGAGCTGGGGGCGCTTGTCGTCGCGGCTTTCCACCTGACGGGAGAGCTGTGAGAGCGCGATGATGGGAACGTTGAGTTCCTTGCCCAGCGCCTTGAGGCCGGTAGTGATTTCCGTGATTTCCTGCACGCGGTTCTGTGCGGAAGCTTTCGATGAGCCGGTCATCAGCTGCACATAGTCGATGACGAGAACGTCGAGGCCGCGCTGGCGCTTCAGGCGACGCGCGCGTGCTGCAAGCTGGGCGATCGAGATACCGCCGGTCTGATCGATATACAGCGGGATTTTCTGCATCACCTGCGAGCACGCGACCAGCTTTTCGAAATCGGTTTCGGTGATGTCACCGCGGCGGATTTTCGAGGAGGAAACCTCCGTCTGCTCGGAAATGATACGGGTTGCGAGCTGTTCCGCCGACATTTCGAGCGAGAAGAACCCGACGACACCGCCATTGACGGCCTTCATCGAGCCGTCGGCCTGCTGTTCGCCTTCATAGGCGTTGGCGATGTTGAAGGCGATATTGGTGGCAAGCGAGGTCTTGCCCATGCCCGGACGACCAGCGAGGATGATCAAGTCCGAGGGTTGCAAGCCGCCCATCTTGGCGTCAAGCGAATGAATGCCGGTCGAAACGCCGGAAAGATGGCCATCGCGCATGAAAGCGGCGTTGGCCATGTCCACGGCAGTCGTCACCGCGTCCTTGAAGGGCAGGAAGCCACCGTCATACCGTCCCGTCTCCGCCAGTTCGAACAGGCGTCGCTCGGCATCTTCGATCTGTTCCTGCGGCGCCATGTCAACCGGCGCGTCATAGGCAACGTTCACCATGTCTTCGCCGATGCCGATCAGCGCGCGGCGCGTCGCCAGATCGTAAATCGCACGACCATAGTCTTCGGCGTTGATGATGGTGACGGCTTCGGTGGCGAGGCGCGTCACATACTGGAATATGGTGAGATCGCCCACCTTGCCTTCGGTGGGCAGGAAGGTCTTCATCGTCACCGGATTGGCCATCTTGCCAACGCGGATGAGATCGGTGGTGATCTCATAGATGCGACGATGCAGCGGCTCGAAGAAATGGGTAGGCTTCAGGAAGTCCGATACCCGGTAAAACGCATCATTATTGATCAGAATGGCGCCGAGCAGCGCCTGTTCCGCTTCAATATTGTGGGGTGCTTCGCGATAGAGCGCGTCTTTCTGCTCCCGCGCGTCGTCGAGTTTGCGTACCGCCGCTTCCGCCATGATTCCAAATCCTGTCCCTGATGCAACCAGCTAGCCCTCAAGCGATGCCAAACGCAACGAAGCTTCGGGTGATTCCAGCTGGAAGAGACAAGCTATACCATGATTCACACTGATCCACAGTTTCGATCTCGGTTTTGTCAGTCCGCTGTTGACGCGGACCGACTCTCCGATTGGCGGGAATGGTTTCAGGCGTTCATACTTTTCTTGACCGCCCGCACCTCGCTATTGGCTCCCTTGGGAGCACTGTCGAGACGTTTAAGGCGTTTTTCTTCGGCCTCGATATAGTTGCGGGTCAGCGGAACAGATTCCTGCTTGTGGGCGATCTGGATGTGGAACACCATCATGTTCTGCCAGCGGAACGCGCTTTCCGATGCGGCCAGATAGAATTCCCACATCCGGCAGAAGCGCTCGTCATAAAGCGCTTTGGCCTTGTCGCGATTGGCCATGAACGCCTCTCGCCATGCTTTCAGTGTTTCGGCGTAATGCAGCCGCAGGATTTCTATGTCGGTGACATAGAGTCCAGCTTTCTCGATATGCGGCAGAACTTCCGAAAGCGCCGGAATATAACCGCCGGGGAAGATATATTTGCGGATGAATGGATTGGTCGCACCCGGCCCATCGGCCCGTCCGATGGCGTGCAGCAGAAAAACACCATCCGGCTTCATCAGCCGCGCGACATGCTGGAAATATTCAGCGAAATGCCCCACGCCGACATGTTCGAACATGCCCACCGAAACAAGCCTGTCAAACTTGTCGTCGATGTTGCGATAATCGGTCAGCTCGAATTTCGCCCTGTCGGCCAGCCCCTCATCCCTTGCGCGCTGGTTGGCGATGGCGTGCTGCTCTTCGGACAAGGTTACGCCTGTGACATTGGCCTTGAGGTGGCGAGCCAGATAAAGCCCCATGCCGCCCCAGCCGCAGCCGATATCGAGAACCTTGTCGCCCTCCTTTACCAGCATCTTGGCGGCGATGTGGCGTTTCTTGGCGAGCTGCGCTTCGGCAAGCGTGGCGTTCGGCGGATCGAAATAGGCGCAGGAATACTGCTTGTCGGGATCGAGAAACAGGTCGTAAAGCTCGCCCGAGAGATCGTAGTGACTTTTGATATTGCTCGACGAACGCGAAATCGTGTTCATCTGCTGGAAGCGGCGGAAGAGCACGCGCAGTTTTCCGGCGGCTTTCATCCATGGCTCGGTCGCTGCCGTCGGCCCGGTGTTTTCGAACACCACCTGAAGCAGCGTATAGATATCGCCTTCCAGGAAATCGATCTCGCCATCCATGAAACATTCGGCAAGCTTCAGTTCCGGGTCGAGCGCAACGGCGCGCTCGGCGTGCTTGGTCTTGAACTGAACATGAACCGGCGCGCCGGTCTTGTCGCCATACTGAAATCGCGACCCCTCCGAATCGGTGACCGTCAGGTCACCGGTTTTAATCATATGCGAAAGAACAGTACGCAACATTCCATACATCGGCCCCATCTCCTCTCCAGGATTGAAGCGAGTGCACGTCCATGCGTTTGCATGGCAGGCGGCGGTGCAAGGTATCAGAGCCGCTCTGTCATCAGATTTCAGGCAATATCCCAGTCGGTCAATCGGCCTTGGGAAAGCCCAAGCAACGCAGACGTTTCCGTCGGCACCCTCTGCAATCCAACACTAATGAACAGAATAGGGAGTTTTACCGATCTGAAAAGAGAAAATGCCCGGCGAAGGCCGCCGGGCATGATCATATAAAGTTTACCACGATGGGAATGAGCGACGCTTGGCCGGGCATTCCCACGGATAATAGGTGGCTAATTAAGCCTGATCTTCAGCTTCGTCTTCGTCGTCGAAAACTTCTTCCGACAGAGGCTGTTCTTCGATGCCGTAGATGGCTTCGATCGAGGTCAGGTCTTCACCCTTTGCCTGACGTTCGGCTTCTTCAGTCGAACGGGCGATGTTGACGGTTACCTGAACCTGAACTTCCGGATGCAGCGAAATCGAGACTTCGTGCAGGCCGATCGTCTTGATCGGGTGGTTCAGTTCAACCTGGTTGCGGTGCAGGGTAAAGCCGTTGGCCGAAATGATTTCGGCAATGTCACGGGTCGAAACGGAACCGTAGAGCTGGCCGGTTTCACCAGCCGAACGCACGACGATGAAGCTTTCGCCATTGAGCTTTTCAGCAACGGCACTGGCTTCGTTCTTGCGTTCCAGGTTCTGGGCTTCGAGCTGGGCGCGCTGGCCTTCGAACTTCTTCTTGTTGGCTTCGTTGGCACGAAGAGCCTTGCCCTGCGGGAGCAGGAAGTTACGGGCATAGCCATCCTTGACCTTGACGGTTTCGCCCATCTGGCCGAGGCGGCCAATGCGTTCCAGAAGAATGACTTCCATTGGAGTTTCCTTTCGAGTTTCTGATCGGGTTTACTGACTGTCGGCGCCAGGCATTTTCGAAACCGGCGCGCCGCGCGAAGTGTCGAAAAGTCCGAGAACCATGAAGATGAAAAGCAGGAATGCGAAAAGTATGATCGCAAAGTAGGCAAGCCACAGCGCCACCGGGCGCCAGACCTTGCCGCGTGTGCGAAAATGCATGATGGCAAGACCTGACATCATGAAGCCTGCGCTGAGAGCGCCGGCGATGACGGTCGCAATCAATCCGGGCGCCGCCGGGAAGAAATGCGACCGCAAGAGCGACCGCGAAGACAAGCAAAGCCGGGCGCGGCATGCGCAGCGTCGCGGGCCAGTCGTCACGCGGACGGCGCAGGCGACCCGACATCGAGATCAGGCGCTGCGCCAGATAAAGATTGCCAACGAGAATAGCGAGGCAGGTTGCCGGCTGGATTGCAGGCAAGACGACCATCAGGAGCGCGGTCACATTGTCCCGAATGTCTTCGCTGGCCGTGAACTGGGGATCGGCTTCCGCAAGTTGGTCGATAAGGGTGCTAGCGAGTTCGCGCGCCATGTCCGGGCCGAACCCAAGAATGGCGCCGATGACGATGAAGCTGAGCGCCACCATCAGGGCAAGGCGGAAGATGATGTCCGACAGCGGATACCAGACCAGAATATCCTTCGGTCCGCCGAGTTCTTCCGCTGGCCGTGCGAGGCCGGAAAGATACGCTCCCGTCGCCGCAGGTACGAAGCTCGTCAACGCCATCAGGAGTGCTGCGATCGGAACAGCGACTACGCCGACGGCAACCGTGGCGGTGGCGGCGGCAACGATACCGGCGCTCGACCCCCAGCCAAGGGCAACGACGAAGATGGGAAGCGGTGTCAGGAAATAGAGAACCATGGCCATGGCGGCGGCCATCGCGCCACCTTGCATGATGACGCCGGACGACATCAAGGCCGAGGCAAGCCCCGCCAATATGCCGATACCGATAATGGTTCCATTGAATTTCATCAGTTTCGCTGTCCTGCTCCGGTCTGGCCGGTTCGTGCAGTTAGAGGACCCTGCCCCAACTCGGGTTTTTGGTACATCCGCTACGCCCATCGCAACGGAGGAAACGGGAGGAGGCGAACCACCTCCCGAATTCGTGTTCTTACTTCACAACGTAAGGCAGCAGGCCGAGGAAACGGGCGCGCTTGATCGCCTTGGCGAGTTCACGCTGCTTCTTCTGGCTGACGGCCGTAATACGGGAAGGAACGATCTTGCCGCGTTCGGAAATGTAACGCTGCAGAAGCTTGATGTCCTTGTAGTCGATCTTCGGTGCGTTTGCGCCGGAGAACGGGCACGTCTTGCGACGGCGATGGAAAGGACGACGGGTCGGGATCTGATTGATATCAACCATGATTATGCTCCTTCACCAACTTCGTTGTCGCGCGGGCGACGCGGGCCGCGATCACCGCGATCGCCACGGTCGAAACCACCTTCACGGCGGCGCGGACGATCATCACCATCGCGTTCGCGACGGTCGTCACGGCGGGTGAGCATGGCCGACTGGCCTTCTTCATGTTCGTCAACGCGAACGGTGAGGAAACGAAGAACGTCTTCGTTGATACGCATCTGGCGTTCCATTTCGGCAACGGCTGCAGCCGGAGCGTCGATGTTCACGAGCGTGTAATACGCCTTGCGATTCTTCTTGATGCGGTAGGTGAGGGGACGCAGACCCCAGCTTTCGACCTTACCGACCTTGCCGCCATTAGCTTCGAGGACACCCTTGTACTGTTCGACGAGAGCGTCGACCTGCTGCTGGGAAATGTCCTGGCGGGCAAGAAGCACATGTTCATAAAGAGCCATTGGCTTTGCCTTTCTTCTGTTACAACATGCTAACACCAGCGGCTAAGCCTCTGCGACTTCTCTTGATCCGGCAGGCCGGAGAAGAAAGGACGCGCAACTTGAGACGGTCGAGAGCGGAGACACGGGAGGCAGAAGCGCTTATGACTTCTACGGACAATAGCGCAATTAATTGCACTGTTTGACCGGCCCTCCGTTCAGCCCCCAGCTGGTGCCGAGCAATGAACGGGCGGCTATTACGTGTTTTTCCCCGGCTTTGCAAGGCGCAAACGACACAAAAACCGGGAAATACTTGACTTTGCTGCCCGCGCTGGGGCACATCGCGCCAAATTGTGCAATTAATTGCAAAGATGAAAGAGGTTTTCATGGCGGTAGCATTCACTTTTCCCGGGCAGGGCAGCCAGGCTGTAGGCATGGGCAAGGCTCTGGCAGAGCAGTTTGCAGAAGCGCGTGCTGTTTTCGAGGAAGTGGACGCGGCACTGGGCGAAAAGCTTTCCGCTACCATGTTCGAGGGACCGGAAGACGTACTGACGCTGACCGCTAATGCCCAGCCTGCGCTGATGGCGGTCTCGATGGCCGTGCTGCGGGTCATGGAAGCGCGCGGCTTTTCCCTGAAGGATAAGGTTTCCTACGTCGCCGGGCATTCGCTTGGTGAATATTCCGCGCTTTGCGCGGCAGGAACATTCTCGCTTGCCGATACGGCACGTCTCCTGCGCATCCGAGGCAACGCGATGCAGAAAGCCGTTCCCGTCGGCGAAGGCGCCATGGCGGCCATCATCGGTCTGGAGCATGGCGACGTGGAAGCTGTCTGTGCAGAAGCAAAATCCTCGGGCTCGGTCCAGATCGCCAATGACAATGGCGGTGGTCAGCTCGTTATTTCCGGCTCCAAGGCTGCGGTCGAACTGGCTGCCGGGCTGGCGTCCGAAAAAGGTGCCAAGCGCGCCATCATGCTGCCGGTGTCCGCGCCCTTCCATTCGACTTTGATGGGGCCTGCCGCTGACGCCATGCGCGAAGCGCTCGCTTCGGTCGAAAAGCACAATCCAATCGTTCCGCTTATCGCCAATGTGCGCGCAGCGCCCGCCACCGATGCCAACGAGATTGCCGATCTACTCGTCGAGCAGGTCACGGGTCAGGTGCGCTGGCGTGAAACTGTCGAATGGTTTGCGACCAATGGCGTCACCACGCTTTATGAAGTAGGTTCGGGCAAGGTTCTGACCGGTCTGGCGCGCCGCATCTCGAAGGATGTGGCTGGCGTGGCTGTCGGTTCGGCTGAAGAAATCGAAGCGGCGCTCGCCGCCCTCAACGCTTAAAAGGGACTTCGCATGTTTGATCTGACTGGCCGCAAGGCTCTGGTAACCGGCGCAACCGGCGGCCTCGGTGAAGCGATTGCCCGCGCACTTCATGCGCAGGGCGCAATCGTGGGCTTGCATGGCACGCGTGAGGAAAAGCTGAAAGAACTTGCCGCTGAACTTGGCGACCGCACCTTCATCTTTCCGGCCAATCTTTCCGACCGCGAAGCTGTAAAGGCCCTCGGCCAGAAGGCCGAAGAGGAGATGGGCGGCGTCGACATTCTGGTCAACAATGCCGGGATTACCCGCGACGGGCTCTTCGTTCGCATGAGCGACGAGGACTGGGATGCCGTGTTGAACGTCAACCTGACGTCCGTCTTCAACCTGACGCGCGAACTGACCCATCCCATGATGCGCCGCCGCAATGGCCGCATCATCAACATCACCTCCATCGTTGGCGTCACCGGTAACCCCGGCCAGGCGAATTACTGTGCATCGAAGGCAGGGCTGATCGGCTTCTCCAAGTCGCTGGCGCAGGAAATCGCAAGCCGCAATGTTACAGTGAACTGCATCGCTCCGGGCTTCATCGAATCGGCCATGACCGACAAGCTGAACGAAAAGCAGAAGGATGCGATCATGAGCAATATCCCCATGAAGCGCATGGGCGTTGGGGGCGATATTGCTGCTGCCGTCGTCTATCTGGCAAGCGATGAGGCAGCTTATGTGACCGGCCAGACCCTGCACGTCAATGGTGGCATGGCCATGATCTAACCCTCCTTCTCCCCTCGATTATGGTATAAAATGCCTTAATACGGGGGGTGGAGAAGGAAAAGGCGCTTTGCCTTGCTCAAGAAGCATGGTAATGCGCCCATCGAGAATTGCGGCATTCTGAGTAGAAGCGCTGCGATCCTGTTCCGAAAGGAATATCCACAGGATGACTGTCCGGGCGGCTTCGCTCGAAACTTGGCAGACATCTTATAACTTGATTACAATCCTGCATGCCGCTAACCAAGGCAGAGCAACAAACACACAGGTCGAGGTTCCGACATGAGCGATACCGCAGAGCGCGTCAAGAAAATCGTTGTTGAACATCTGGGCGTAGATGCCGACAAGGTCACGGAAGGCGCAAGCTTCATCGATGACCTCGGCGCAGACAGCCTCGACACGGTCGAGCTGGTCATGGCTTTCGAAGAAGAATTCGGCGTTGAAATTCCTGACGACGCTGCCGAAACGATCCTCACGGTCGGCGACGCTGTGAAGTTCATCGACAAGGCTTCTGCCTAATCTGAACTTGAGCATTGGGCTGGGGTTCTCGCGAATCCCGGCCCTGCTTGTCTTTGGCTGTTTCTTTCGTATTCACGGTCGAAACGCACATGCACAAAGGTCCGTTCGAGGCCTGTTGTGAATCTGTCCGAACGCTGGTCGAGAACGCGTTCGATATGGCAGGCTCCGGTATTAACAATTGGAGCACCATCCCTTTCAGTCAGGCCCGGACATATGTTCTGCCGGTTAAAGCCTGCGGGGCGCGGTGCTTGTGACATAACAGAATTTTAAGGGGTGGATATGAGGCGTGTCGTCATCACCGGTCTTGGTCTGGTGTCGCCGCTTGCCAGCGGTGTCGAAGAGACCTGGAAGCGTCTTATTGCCGGTGAAAGCGGTGCTCGCCGCATCACGGAATTTGAAGTTGATGATCTGGCCTGCCAGATTGCCTGCCGCGTCCCGGTTGGCGATGGCACCAATGGCACCTTCAATGCCGACCTCCATATGGAGCCGAAGGAACAGCGCAAGGTTGATCCTTTCATCGTTTATGCCGTCGGCGCTGCCGATCAGGCGCTGGACGACGCCAACTGGCATCCAGAAAGCGACGAAGACCAGGTTCGCACCGGCGTTCTTATCGGTTCCGGCATCGGCGGCATCGAAGGCATCGTCGAAGCGGGCTATACGCTGCGCGACAAGGGTCCGCGACGCATCTCGCCATTCTTTATTCCCGGCCGTCTGATCAATCTGGCTTCCGGCCATGTTTCCATCAAGCACAAGCTGCGCGGCCCGAACCACGCGGTCGTCACCGCCTGCTCGACCGGCGCGCACGCCATTGGCGACGCTGCCCGCCTGATCGCTTTCGGCGATGCGGATGTGATGGTCGCTGGCGGTACGGAATCCCCGGTAAGCCGCATCTCGCTTGCAGGCTTCGCTGCCTGCAAGGCGCTCTCCACGAAGCGCAACGATGACCCGACCGCGGCATCGCGTCCTTATGATGAAGACCGCGACGGCTTTGTCATGGGTGAAGGTGCGGGCGTTGTGGTTCTTGAGGAGCTTGAACACGCTTTGGCGCGCGGCGCGAAGATCTATGCCGAAGTCATCGGTTATGGTCTTTCCGGCGATGCTTACCACATCACCGCTCCAAGCGAGAACGGCGAGGGTGCGCAGCGCTGCATGGAAATGGCCATCAAGCGCGCCGGAATCACGCCGGACCAGATCGACTACATCAATGCGCATGGCACTTCGACCATGGCCGATACCATCGAACTGGGCGCTGTCGAGCGCGTGGTTGGCGACGCCGCGTCGAAAGTTTCGATGTCTTCGACCAAGTCGTCCATCGGTCACCTGCTGGGTGCTGCTGGTGCTGCCGAGGCGATTTTCTCGACGCTTGCCATCCGCGATAACATCGCGCCTGCGACGCTCAATCTGGACAATCCTGCGGTC from Brucella intermedia LMG 3301 harbors:
- the purF gene encoding amidophosphoribosyltransferase, whose amino-acid sequence is MTSHSSENASFMLDEDTLHEECGVFGILGHEDAAALTALGLHALQHRGQEAAGIVSYHNRRFHSERHMGLVGDHFTDAATLNRLPGDRAIGHVRYSTTGETILRNVQPLFAELEVGGIAIAHNGNFTNGITLRKQLIASGAIFQATSDTEVVLHMIARSRHSSSSDRFVDAIRQVEGGYAMLALTRTKLIAARDPIGIRPLVMGELDGKPIFCSETCALDIIGAKYIRDVENGEVIICEIQKDGSITTESIKPENPQPERLCLFEYVYFARPDSVVGGRSVYVARKNMGMELAKEAGIEADVIVPVPDGGTPAALGFAQASGIPFEYGIIRNHYVGRTFIEPTQQIRALGVKLKHSANRAMIEGKRVVLVDDSIVRGTTSVKIVQMIRDAGAKEVHIRVASPMIYHPDFYGIDTPHADKLLANQHKDLESMCRYIGADSLAFLSIDGLYKAVGGKPRDPKAPAFTDHYFTGEYPTRLLDQEGESNVHTLSLLASNG
- a CDS encoding CvpA family protein; the protein is MPITMLDGILLGITLVSAILAMVRGFSREVLSLVSWAAAAAAAYLFYQPVLPFVQPYINNETIAKIAAAGAVFLVVLIVVSLITMKIADFIIDSRIGALDRTLGFLFGGVRGVLLVVVAMLFFNWLVPTNQPAWVTNAKSKPMLDSFGQQLIDLLPANPDQMIEKFKPQQTAPASGEQEEAPVPDDTPAQQ
- the radA gene encoding DNA repair protein RadA; translated protein: MAKARVQFICQNCGTVHSRWAGKCDSCGEWNTLVEEGTNSGIGSGPGAMLSKRKGRAVALTSLSGDIEDAPRIISGISELDRVTGGGFVRGSALLIGGDPGIGKSTLLTQAAAALSNRGHRIVYVSGEEAVAQIRLRAQRLGVASSAVELAAETNVEDIIATISDTKRPDLVIIDSIQTLWTDMADSAPGTVTQVRSSAQALIRYAKQTGAAVVLVGHVTKEGQIAGPRVVEHMVDGVLYFEGEGGHHYRILRTVKNRFGPTDEIGVFEMSDGGLREVSNPSELFLGERNAKAPGAAVFAGMEGTRPVLVEIQALVAPSSLGTPRRAVVGWDGGRLAMILAVLESHCGVRFGQHDVYLNVAGGYRISEPAADIAVAAALVSSMAGIALPPDCVYFGEISLSGAVRAVTHAVQRLKEAEKLGFRQAEVPGGSGELWKDRSFRLMETSALPDLVARIAASGSGKKQ
- a CDS encoding replicative DNA helicase; translation: MAEAAVRKLDDAREQKDALYREAPHNIEAEQALLGAILINNDAFYRVSDFLKPTHFFEPLHRRIYEITTDLIRVGKMANPVTMKTFLPTEGKVGDLTIFQYVTRLATEAVTIINAEDYGRAIYDLATRRALIGIGEDMVNVAYDAPVDMAPQEQIEDAERRLFELAETGRYDGGFLPFKDAVTTAVDMANAAFMRDGHLSGVSTGIHSLDAKMGGLQPSDLIILAGRPGMGKTSLATNIAFNIANAYEGEQQADGSMKAVNGGVVGFFSLEMSAEQLATRIISEQTEVSSSKIRRGDITETDFEKLVACSQVMQKIPLYIDQTGGISIAQLAARARRLKRQRGLDVLVIDYVQLMTGSSKASAQNRVQEITEITTGLKALGKELNVPIIALSQLSRQVESRDDKRPQLSDLRESGSIEQDADVVLFVFREEYYVKNLEPRDEFDPKYEEWKQHFEKVRGTADVIIAKQRHGPTGTVKLAFQSEFTRFADLAEGSYLPEQYE
- a CDS encoding SAM-dependent methyltransferase, coding for MYGMLRTVLSHMIKTGDLTVTDSEGSRFQYGDKTGAPVHVQFKTKHAERAVALDPELKLAECFMDGEIDFLEGDIYTLLQVVFENTGPTAATEPWMKAAGKLRVLFRRFQQMNTISRSSSNIKSHYDLSGELYDLFLDPDKQYSCAYFDPPNATLAEAQLAKKRHIAAKMLVKEGDKVLDIGCGWGGMGLYLARHLKANVTGVTLSEEQHAIANQRARDEGLADRAKFELTDYRNIDDKFDRLVSVGMFEHVGVGHFAEYFQHVARLMKPDGVFLLHAIGRADGPGATNPFIRKYIFPGGYIPALSEVLPHIEKAGLYVTDIEILRLHYAETLKAWREAFMANRDKAKALYDERFCRMWEFYLAASESAFRWQNMMVFHIQIAHKQESVPLTRNYIEAEEKRLKRLDSAPKGANSEVRAVKKSMNA
- the rplI gene encoding 50S ribosomal protein L9, whose translation is MEVILLERIGRLGQMGETVKVKDGYARNFLLPQGKALRANEANKKKFEGQRAQLEAQNLERKNEASAVAEKLNGESFIVVRSAGETGQLYGSVSTRDIAEIISANGFTLHRNQVELNHPIKTIGLHEVSISLHPEVQVQVTVNIARSTEEAERQAKGEDLTSIEAIYGIEEQPLSEEVFDDEDEAEDQA
- the rpsR gene encoding 30S ribosomal protein S18; protein product: MVDINQIPTRRPFHRRRKTCPFSGANAPKIDYKDIKLLQRYISERGKIVPSRITAVSQKKQRELAKAIKRARFLGLLPYVVK
- the rpsF gene encoding 30S ribosomal protein S6 is translated as MALYEHVLLARQDISQQQVDALVEQYKGVLEANGGKVGKVESWGLRPLTYRIKKNRKAYYTLVNIDAPAAAVAEMERQMRINEDVLRFLTVRVDEHEEGQSAMLTRRDDRRERDGDDRPRRREGGFDRGDRGDRGPRRPRDNEVGEGA